A part of Cystobacter ferrugineus genomic DNA contains:
- a CDS encoding diacylglycerol kinase family protein: MSSPAPYSPPPPPDPETPRPPAYTSRGGTGMLASFRHAWDGLIHTAVHQRNMRVHLVSAVLVALVGSGIPLGVSEKVILIFCVLLIFFAEILNSALEHLVDLATRHFDEKARLTKDAAAAGVLVLAIGTVVIFVAILVNNWETVAASGPQIARQVTFGLPHTLCVTVLVLPQPRARWVDMAAFVGGALLLGVLTMRSVSSVFTAMNAGLLLLAASAARQRRRERAARPPG; this comes from the coding sequence ATGAGTTCCCCCGCTCCCTACTCCCCACCACCTCCCCCGGACCCGGAGACGCCCCGCCCCCCCGCCTACACCTCGCGAGGCGGCACGGGCATGCTCGCCTCCTTCCGCCATGCCTGGGACGGGCTCATCCACACCGCCGTGCACCAGCGCAACATGCGCGTGCACCTGGTCTCCGCCGTGCTCGTGGCGCTGGTGGGCAGTGGTATCCCCCTGGGCGTCTCCGAGAAGGTCATCCTCATCTTCTGCGTGCTGCTCATCTTCTTCGCGGAGATCCTCAACAGCGCGCTCGAGCACCTGGTGGACCTGGCCACCCGGCACTTCGACGAGAAGGCCCGGCTCACCAAGGACGCCGCCGCCGCGGGCGTGCTCGTGCTCGCCATCGGCACGGTCGTCATCTTCGTCGCCATCCTCGTGAACAACTGGGAGACGGTCGCCGCCAGCGGCCCTCAGATCGCCCGGCAGGTGACGTTCGGCCTGCCACACACCCTGTGCGTCACCGTGCTGGTGCTCCCCCAGCCGCGCGCCCGGTGGGTGGACATGGCCGCCTTCGTGGGCGGTGCCCTCCTGCTCGGTGTGCTCACCATGCGCTCGGTCAGCTCCGTCTTCACCGCCATGAACGCGGGCCTGCTGCTGCTCGCCGCGTCCGCCGCTCGCCAGCGGCGCCGGGAACGGGCCGCCCGTCCGCCCGGCTGA
- a CDS encoding N-acetylmuramoyl-L-alanine amidase — protein sequence MSLPASLRTTVWVLLTIFCWPGTSRAQEEDAAHACGVEPPDAEYVPLPGPRPHETRWSPAEPALVRREQRGSGVSAFSGVPQTRQRTGALSGKTIYLSPGHGFYRSSPLGRWATQRGNTNDVVEDLVSLETLDQYLLPMLMGAGATVVPVREPDLNPQGVALDNGGVGYSEEGPAALFSSTLPGSGWGVPPVPMGNAVEPFKLGDTRLMTAAASATAHATWAPRVPADGAYHVYVAYGSDPSRVTDAHYVVRHAGGESHFRVNQRRHGGTWVLLGRFYFRAGAPPESASVVAFNDSAEAGTVSLDAVRLGGGTGHIGDEKLGPLARPRSEECARYHTQFSGAPPSVFAPSGTNALSNERNDDVSARPRFAAWLHEEGEDAVYVAWHTNASANGTARGTEAYVYGPNPVDGKYIPGEAVAGSPELAQSLLDELKVDLQREIEPSWRVRNLRSANLGEVNPRHNPEIPSVLVEVAYHDNAQDAAWLKEPHFRRVAARAFLHGLIKYFATRDAPEGQAPVIHLPPEPPSAVVARNAGGGLVEVKWAPPADPDGAVPPQHPATGYRVYQSADGLAWDEGADTSATSFSLPLAAGTTRYFRVAALNEGGESFPSDVVGVGATDGAPRVLVVNAFRTLDASMARVEELSAYDLGSPQRAFLEAMNDGTALRRHGDALARNAVAFDSATSEAISAGLLTPVGYPVLDWFSGRGQARSRGPDAAEQALLRSFVLGGGHLLLSGSQIASALAVGSAEDVAFLTDILHARPVCGLSAPRVGGLTDGLFPGLAGSLLDDGRRGSFPVGITDVLRPGEGGQPVLGYSGADTAAGILSAPGGQVLFLGVPFEGVVTPERRAYLMGAFLARAGVLASPPPAPGVEEALPLDLDSGGLSSLGGAFPCSLEQVPGSYGEERGGCGCGAGGGTSALAGLLLLRLVQRRRTRHLPRGER from the coding sequence ATGTCACTTCCTGCATCCCTCCGTACCACTGTCTGGGTGTTGCTCACGATCTTCTGTTGGCCTGGAACCAGCCGGGCTCAGGAAGAGGACGCCGCTCACGCCTGTGGGGTGGAGCCCCCGGACGCGGAGTACGTGCCCTTGCCCGGCCCCCGGCCCCATGAAACCCGGTGGTCGCCCGCCGAGCCCGCCCTGGTTCGCCGCGAGCAGCGCGGCTCCGGCGTCTCCGCGTTCTCGGGAGTGCCCCAGACGCGCCAGCGCACCGGGGCGCTGTCGGGAAAGACCATCTACCTGAGCCCGGGGCACGGCTTCTATCGAAGCTCGCCCCTGGGCCGGTGGGCCACCCAGCGCGGCAACACGAACGACGTCGTCGAGGATCTGGTGTCCCTCGAGACGCTCGATCAGTACCTGCTGCCGATGCTGATGGGGGCGGGCGCCACGGTGGTGCCGGTGCGCGAGCCGGACCTGAACCCCCAGGGGGTGGCGCTCGACAACGGCGGGGTGGGCTATTCGGAGGAGGGGCCGGCGGCTCTCTTCTCCAGCACGCTCCCCGGCTCCGGATGGGGTGTGCCGCCGGTGCCCATGGGCAACGCGGTGGAGCCCTTCAAGCTGGGAGACACCCGGCTCATGACGGCCGCGGCCTCGGCCACGGCGCATGCCACCTGGGCGCCCCGGGTGCCCGCGGACGGCGCCTACCACGTGTATGTCGCCTATGGCTCGGACCCGAGCCGGGTCACGGACGCGCACTACGTGGTGCGGCACGCGGGCGGCGAGAGCCACTTCCGCGTGAACCAGCGCCGCCACGGGGGCACGTGGGTGCTGCTCGGCCGCTTCTACTTCCGGGCGGGCGCGCCGCCGGAGTCCGCGTCGGTGGTGGCATTCAACGACTCGGCCGAGGCGGGCACCGTGTCGCTGGACGCCGTGCGCCTGGGCGGTGGCACGGGCCATATTGGAGATGAGAAGCTGGGCCCGCTCGCGCGTCCGCGCTCCGAGGAGTGCGCGCGCTACCACACCCAGTTCAGCGGCGCGCCGCCCTCGGTGTTCGCCCCCTCGGGGACCAACGCGCTCTCCAACGAGCGCAACGACGACGTCTCCGCCCGCCCGCGCTTCGCGGCCTGGCTGCACGAGGAGGGCGAGGACGCCGTGTACGTCGCCTGGCACACCAATGCCTCGGCGAATGGAACCGCGCGGGGCACGGAGGCCTACGTCTACGGGCCCAATCCCGTGGATGGCAAATACATCCCGGGTGAGGCGGTGGCCGGCAGTCCGGAGCTCGCGCAGAGCCTGCTGGACGAACTCAAGGTGGACCTGCAGCGGGAGATCGAACCGAGCTGGCGGGTGCGCAACCTGCGCTCGGCCAACCTGGGCGAGGTGAACCCGAGACACAATCCGGAGATCCCCTCCGTGCTGGTGGAGGTGGCCTACCATGACAACGCGCAGGACGCCGCGTGGCTCAAGGAGCCGCACTTCCGGCGCGTCGCCGCGCGGGCCTTCCTCCATGGCCTCATCAAGTACTTCGCCACCCGGGATGCCCCGGAGGGTCAAGCGCCCGTCATCCACCTGCCCCCCGAACCGCCCTCGGCGGTGGTGGCCCGCAACGCGGGAGGCGGCCTGGTCGAGGTGAAGTGGGCGCCGCCCGCGGACCCGGACGGGGCCGTGCCTCCTCAGCATCCGGCCACGGGCTATCGCGTCTACCAGAGCGCGGACGGGCTGGCCTGGGACGAGGGCGCGGACACCTCCGCCACGTCCTTCTCCCTGCCGCTCGCGGCGGGCACGACGCGCTACTTCCGGGTGGCGGCCCTCAATGAGGGGGGCGAGTCCTTCCCCTCGGACGTGGTGGGTGTGGGCGCGACGGACGGGGCGCCGCGGGTGCTCGTGGTCAACGCCTTCCGGACCCTGGACGCGTCGATGGCGCGCGTCGAGGAGCTCTCCGCGTACGACCTGGGTTCGCCCCAGCGCGCCTTCCTGGAGGCGATGAACGACGGCACGGCCCTGCGCCGCCACGGGGACGCGCTGGCGCGCAACGCCGTGGCCTTCGACAGCGCGACGAGCGAGGCGATCTCCGCGGGCCTGCTCACCCCCGTGGGCTACCCGGTGCTGGACTGGTTCTCGGGACGGGGACAGGCCCGGAGCCGGGGCCCCGACGCCGCCGAACAGGCCCTGCTTCGCTCCTTCGTGCTCGGGGGCGGGCACCTGCTGCTGTCGGGCAGCCAGATCGCCTCCGCGCTCGCGGTGGGCAGCGCCGAGGACGTCGCCTTCCTGACGGACATCCTGCACGCCCGGCCAGTGTGTGGTCTCTCGGCGCCGCGGGTGGGGGGGCTCACCGACGGCCTCTTCCCGGGTCTGGCGGGCTCGCTGCTGGATGACGGACGGCGGGGTTCCTTCCCGGTGGGCATCACGGACGTGCTCCGGCCGGGGGAGGGGGGCCAGCCGGTGCTGGGCTATTCCGGGGCGGACACGGCGGCGGGCATCCTCTCCGCGCCAGGGGGACAGGTGCTCTTCCTGGGCGTGCCCTTCGAGGGGGTCGTCACGCCCGAGCGCCGCGCGTACCTGATGGGGGCCTTCCTGGCCCGGGCGGGGGTGTTGGCGTCACCGCCCCCGGCACCCGGGGTGGAGGAGGCCCTGCCCCTGGATCTGGACTCGGGCGGCTTGAGCTCCCTGGGGGGCGCATTCCCGTGCTCCCTCGAACAGGTCCCCGGCTCCTACGGCGAGGAGCGGGGCGGCTGCGGCTGTGGGGCGGGGGGAGGAACGAGTGCCCTGGCGGGGCTGTTGCTGTTGCGTCTTGTGCAACGGCGGCGGACTCGTCATTTGCCTCGCGGAGAGCGTTGA
- the tpiA gene encoding triose-phosphate isomerase, which translates to MAAPTRRKLIAGNWKMNKTLSEALALVRELKGPAAALPADRVEVAVAPPFVSLAAVAKELEGSALKLAGQNCHWEASGAFTGEVSAPMLKDVGCAYVILGHSERRQYFGETDETVNKRIRAVLAAGMTPIVCVGETLAEREAGRTKDVVEQQVLGALKGYQAAEVANFVLAYEPVWAIGTGRTATSAQAQEVHRALREQLGRLFDVGTAERVRIQYGGSVKPDNAAELLGQPDVDGALVGGASLKAGDFAGILKGAVGA; encoded by the coding sequence ATGGCCGCACCGACGCGACGCAAGCTCATCGCTGGCAACTGGAAGATGAACAAGACGCTCTCCGAGGCGCTCGCGCTGGTGCGGGAGTTGAAGGGACCGGCGGCCGCGCTGCCGGCGGACCGGGTGGAGGTGGCGGTGGCTCCGCCCTTCGTGTCGCTCGCGGCGGTGGCCAAGGAGCTGGAGGGCTCGGCGCTGAAGCTGGCCGGCCAGAACTGCCACTGGGAGGCGAGCGGGGCGTTCACCGGCGAGGTGTCCGCGCCGATGCTCAAGGACGTGGGGTGCGCCTACGTCATCCTGGGCCACTCCGAGCGCCGGCAGTACTTCGGCGAGACGGACGAGACGGTGAACAAGCGCATCCGGGCGGTGCTGGCTGCGGGGATGACGCCCATCGTGTGCGTGGGCGAGACGCTGGCGGAGCGCGAGGCGGGCCGCACGAAGGACGTGGTGGAGCAGCAGGTGTTGGGCGCGCTGAAGGGCTACCAGGCGGCCGAGGTGGCCAACTTCGTGCTCGCCTACGAGCCGGTGTGGGCCATTGGCACGGGCCGCACGGCGACGAGCGCCCAGGCGCAGGAGGTGCACCGGGCGCTGCGCGAGCAGCTCGGGCGGCTGTTCGACGTGGGGACGGCGGAGCGGGTGCGCATCCAGTACGGCGGGAGCGTGAAGCCGGACAACGCGGCGGAATTGCTGGGCCAGCCGGACGTGGACGGGGCGCTGGTGGGGGGCGCGAGCCTGAAGGCGGGCGACTTCGCGGGCATCCTCAAGGGCGCGGTGGGGGCGTAA
- a CDS encoding phosphoglycerate kinase: MTIRYIDDMQLTGKRVFIRVDFNVPLEGRRITDDTRIREALPTIQKALDLGGKVILASHLGRPKGVEPKLSLEPAASRLSELLGGKHEVILADDCVGDGVRKLVKDQKEGQVLMLENLRFHKEEEANDEAFARELASFADVYINDAFGTAHRAHASTAGMVPHVKEKGAGLLMRKELEYLGGAIKNPAKPFVAILGGSKVSDKIKVIESLLPKVDALLIGGAMAYTFLKSQGIEVGKSRVEEDKLSMATRLLEAAQRLKTSLVLPIDHICSTELGDKGPLREVPDRAIPADLIGLDIGPKTRAMYAEHIRNAKTVVWNGPMGMFEVERYAAGTRAVAEAMVANKNAVTIVGGGDSAAAVNEMGLGVKLSHVSTGGGASLEFLEGRELPGVKALETK; this comes from the coding sequence ATGACGATCCGCTACATCGACGACATGCAGCTCACCGGCAAGCGCGTCTTCATCCGGGTGGACTTCAACGTTCCCCTGGAAGGCCGGCGCATCACCGACGACACCCGCATCCGCGAGGCCCTGCCCACCATCCAGAAGGCCTTGGACCTGGGCGGCAAGGTGATCCTCGCCTCGCACCTGGGACGCCCCAAGGGCGTGGAGCCCAAGCTGTCCCTGGAGCCGGCCGCCTCGCGCCTGTCCGAGCTGCTCGGCGGCAAGCACGAGGTCATCCTCGCGGATGACTGCGTGGGCGACGGCGTGCGCAAGCTGGTGAAGGATCAGAAGGAAGGCCAGGTGCTCATGCTCGAGAACCTGCGCTTCCACAAGGAGGAGGAGGCCAACGACGAGGCCTTCGCGCGCGAGCTGGCCTCCTTCGCCGACGTCTACATCAACGACGCCTTCGGCACCGCGCACCGCGCGCACGCCTCCACCGCCGGCATGGTGCCCCACGTGAAGGAGAAGGGCGCCGGCCTGCTCATGCGCAAGGAGCTGGAGTATCTGGGCGGGGCCATCAAGAACCCGGCCAAGCCCTTCGTGGCCATCCTGGGTGGCTCGAAGGTGAGCGACAAGATCAAGGTCATCGAGAGCCTGCTGCCCAAGGTGGACGCGCTGCTGATCGGCGGCGCCATGGCCTACACCTTCCTCAAGTCGCAGGGCATTGAGGTGGGCAAGAGCCGCGTGGAGGAGGACAAGCTCTCCATGGCCACGCGCCTGCTCGAGGCGGCGCAGCGGCTCAAGACGTCGCTCGTGCTGCCCATCGATCACATCTGCAGCACGGAGCTGGGCGACAAGGGCCCGCTGCGCGAGGTGCCCGACCGGGCCATCCCCGCGGACCTCATCGGCCTGGACATCGGCCCGAAGACGCGTGCCATGTACGCCGAGCACATCCGCAACGCCAAGACGGTGGTGTGGAACGGCCCCATGGGCATGTTCGAGGTGGAGCGCTACGCCGCGGGCACGCGCGCGGTGGCCGAGGCCATGGTGGCCAACAAGAACGCGGTGACGATCGTGGGCGGCGGTGACAGCGCCGCGGCCGTCAACGAGATGGGCCTGGGCGTCAAGCTCAGCCACGTGTCCACCGGCGGCGGCGCCTCGCTCGAGTTCCTCGAGGGCCGTGAGCTGCCGGGCGTCAAGGCGCTCGAGACGAAGTAG
- the secG gene encoding preprotein translocase subunit SecG, which yields MLTFVTIVHVLLCVFMIFVILLQPGKDAGMGSALGGGAATSAFGGRGATTFLTKVTGVCAALFFITSLGLSFVGMRSSVAAGAVAPAAAPPAGTPEPGPSTTGAPPAGQIPAATPQDAAAPTGTAPAEQQAPGTPGTVEQPRPAETPAPAPAPAPAQ from the coding sequence ATGCTGACCTTCGTGACGATCGTGCACGTCCTGCTGTGCGTGTTCATGATCTTCGTCATCTTGCTGCAGCCCGGTAAGGACGCGGGCATGGGCTCGGCCCTGGGCGGCGGGGCCGCGACGAGTGCCTTCGGCGGCCGTGGCGCGACGACGTTCCTGACGAAGGTGACGGGCGTGTGCGCGGCGCTGTTCTTCATCACGTCGCTGGGCCTGTCCTTCGTGGGCATGCGCTCCTCGGTGGCGGCGGGCGCGGTGGCTCCCGCGGCGGCTCCTCCGGCCGGGACCCCCGAGCCGGGTCCCTCGACGACGGGCGCGCCTCCGGCGGGCCAGATTCCGGCGGCCACTCCGCAGGACGCGGCGGCCCCCACGGGCACGGCGCCCGCGGAGCAGCAGGCCCCGGGCACGCCGGGCACCGTGGAGCAGCCGCGCCCGGCCGAGACGCCGGCCCCGGCTCCCGCTCCCGCCCCGGCTCAGTAG
- a CDS encoding AHH domain-containing protein — protein MVSQPRTPTTHIHLSTPTRFGAVRVSDFELNEALTTLVLNMPLRVAGSHFPLYLHRKLALASVPLTGEEWRTPLARSYGGFCERQGTPGDCLGLFKDGPGLDGKDKRDLAFALSVNAALEARDAELRGVFSTTQLWTTLSITLTGYMALVAAPEPVSKGVAAALALIMWGYLGWELFELVEAWFQLWEEAAEAATFAELREAGDRFGKVIGPNSVRILLLLGTAAVGETAALVSKAPKLPGFAKAAGALKSQAGIRDVLTAVQEADKVKVAVAEGTFSVVLPANVVSMAARGAPARADPPKKKREVHHIATVENEKSTLRGGPWTQRFKRLFDKADMSMEAPANKVAIEGHKGPHPQAYHAEVYERLDRATATCQSTQQCRAALVDELRRLARELTDKNSTIYKLLTQGAPH, from the coding sequence ATGGTTTCGCAGCCGCGGACACCGACAACCCATATCCATCTCTCCACGCCGACGCGCTTCGGGGCCGTGCGGGTGAGCGACTTCGAACTCAACGAAGCCCTCACCACCCTGGTGCTGAACATGCCTCTGCGGGTGGCTGGCTCCCACTTCCCGCTCTACCTCCACCGCAAGCTGGCGCTGGCCTCCGTTCCGCTCACAGGTGAGGAGTGGCGCACGCCCCTGGCGCGCTCCTACGGGGGATTCTGCGAGAGGCAAGGTACGCCGGGAGACTGCCTCGGGTTGTTCAAGGACGGGCCGGGACTGGACGGCAAGGACAAGCGCGACCTGGCCTTCGCTCTCTCCGTGAATGCGGCGCTGGAGGCCCGGGACGCGGAGTTGCGCGGCGTGTTCTCCACGACGCAGCTCTGGACGACGCTGAGCATCACCCTCACCGGCTACATGGCCTTGGTCGCGGCGCCCGAGCCCGTTTCTAAAGGCGTGGCCGCCGCACTGGCCCTGATCATGTGGGGCTATCTCGGGTGGGAACTCTTCGAGCTGGTAGAGGCCTGGTTCCAGCTATGGGAGGAGGCTGCGGAGGCCGCCACGTTCGCGGAGCTGCGCGAGGCGGGTGACCGCTTCGGCAAGGTCATCGGGCCCAACAGCGTGCGGATTCTCCTCCTGTTGGGCACGGCGGCGGTGGGAGAGACAGCGGCGCTCGTGTCCAAGGCCCCGAAGCTGCCGGGCTTCGCGAAAGCCGCCGGTGCACTCAAATCCCAGGCCGGCATCCGAGACGTGCTGACGGCCGTGCAGGAGGCGGACAAGGTGAAGGTCGCCGTGGCCGAGGGCACCTTCAGCGTCGTCCTGCCCGCCAACGTCGTGAGCATGGCGGCGAGGGGCGCTCCCGCTCGCGCGGACCCGCCGAAGAAGAAGCGGGAGGTGCACCACATCGCCACCGTCGAGAACGAGAAGTCCACCTTGCGCGGCGGGCCTTGGACGCAGCGGTTCAAGAGGCTCTTCGACAAGGCGGACATGTCGATGGAGGCCCCGGCCAACAAGGTCGCCATCGAAGGGCACAAGGGGCCTCACCCACAGGCGTATCACGCTGAAGTCTATGAACGGTTGGATCGAGCAACGGCAACCTGCCAGAGCACCCAGCAATGTCGGGCCGCCCTCGTCGATGAACTTCGAAGACTGGCGCGGGAACTCACCGACAAGAACTCCACGATTTACAAGCTCCTCACCCAAGGCGCTCCGCATTGA
- a CDS encoding NAD(P)/FAD-dependent oxidoreductase — translation MAYRVNNIGLWLDEPEELLGQRAAEKLGVTRGDLQSVRVVRAVLDARKKGSPRYIYTLEVELAPGRVPPRLPPDVGETPPPPEPPARVKEPERLPLIIGTGPAGLFCALALLERGVRTILIERGREVVARRKDVAKLMRDGTLDPESNMNFGEGGAGAYTDGKLSTRINHPHVRKVIETFARCGAPDHILIEGKPHIGSDLLPGAVARIREELIAGGSQVLFEHKVEEVLDRDGRVSGVRLADGRVLESDRVVLAPGNSARELYERFAADGRVVIEPKPFALGFRAEHPQGLINSIQYGSAAKNPKLPPADYKLAENLDVNGEVRGIYSFCMCPGGIVVPTPTQDGLQCTNGMSNSRRNAKYANAGIVVTVSVEDFEREGFRGPLAGLEFQRHWESKAYELGEGKFFAPAQTIPDYLAGRVKKDPGGTSYRPGLAHTDLNRLFPERLTQSLKQALKAFDRKMRGFVSDEGKLIGIESRTSSPVRITRGEDMQSVSMRGLYPAGEGCGYAGGIVSSAIDGLRVAEQIAAELA, via the coding sequence ATGGCTTATCGGGTGAACAACATTGGGTTGTGGTTGGACGAGCCGGAGGAGCTGCTGGGCCAGCGCGCGGCCGAGAAGCTCGGGGTGACGCGAGGCGATCTCCAGTCCGTGCGCGTGGTGCGCGCGGTGCTCGATGCGCGCAAGAAAGGCAGCCCCCGCTATATCTATACGCTGGAAGTGGAACTCGCCCCGGGCCGGGTGCCACCGCGGCTGCCCCCGGACGTGGGTGAGACGCCCCCGCCGCCCGAGCCGCCCGCGCGCGTGAAGGAGCCCGAGCGCCTGCCGCTCATCATCGGCACCGGCCCCGCGGGCCTCTTCTGTGCCCTGGCGCTGCTGGAGCGCGGCGTGCGCACCATCCTCATCGAGCGGGGCCGGGAAGTCGTGGCGCGGCGCAAGGACGTGGCGAAGCTCATGCGCGACGGCACGCTGGATCCGGAGAGCAACATGAACTTCGGCGAGGGCGGCGCGGGCGCGTACACGGACGGCAAGCTGTCCACGCGCATCAACCACCCCCACGTGCGCAAGGTCATCGAGACGTTCGCCCGCTGCGGCGCGCCGGACCACATCCTCATCGAGGGCAAGCCGCACATCGGCTCGGACCTGTTGCCCGGCGCGGTGGCGCGCATCCGCGAGGAGCTCATCGCCGGCGGCAGCCAGGTGCTCTTCGAGCACAAGGTGGAGGAGGTGCTCGACCGCGACGGGCGGGTGAGCGGCGTGCGGCTGGCGGATGGACGCGTGCTGGAGAGCGACCGGGTGGTGCTCGCCCCGGGCAACTCGGCGCGCGAGCTCTACGAGCGCTTCGCCGCGGATGGGCGCGTGGTCATCGAGCCCAAGCCCTTCGCGCTCGGCTTCCGCGCGGAGCACCCCCAGGGACTCATCAACTCCATCCAGTACGGCAGCGCGGCGAAGAACCCGAAGCTGCCCCCGGCCGACTACAAGCTCGCGGAGAACCTGGACGTGAACGGAGAGGTGCGCGGCATCTACTCCTTCTGCATGTGCCCGGGCGGCATCGTGGTGCCCACGCCCACCCAGGACGGGCTGCAGTGCACCAACGGCATGAGCAACTCGCGCCGCAACGCGAAGTACGCCAACGCGGGCATCGTCGTGACGGTGTCCGTGGAGGACTTCGAGCGCGAGGGCTTCCGCGGTCCGCTCGCGGGCCTGGAGTTCCAGCGGCACTGGGAATCCAAGGCGTACGAGCTGGGCGAGGGCAAGTTCTTCGCCCCCGCGCAGACCATCCCCGACTACCTCGCGGGCCGCGTGAAGAAGGATCCGGGCGGCACCAGCTACCGGCCGGGCCTGGCGCACACGGACCTCAACCGCCTCTTCCCCGAGCGCCTCACCCAATCCCTCAAGCAGGCGCTCAAGGCGTTCGATCGCAAGATGCGCGGCTTCGTGAGCGACGAGGGCAAGCTCATCGGCATCGAGAGCCGCACGAGCTCGCCCGTGCGCATCACCCGTGGCGAGGACATGCAGTCCGTGTCCATGCGCGGCCTCTACCCCGCGGGCGAGGGCTGCGGCTACGCTGGAGGGATCGTTTCCTCGGCCATTGATGGACTGCGCGTGGCTGAGCAGATTGCGGCCGAACTGGCCTGA
- the gap gene encoding type I glyceraldehyde-3-phosphate dehydrogenase, translated as MATKIAINGFGRIGRCVLRAALARKENLEFVAINDLDSPATLAHLFKYDSVHGIFPGTVKATEKAIVIDGKEIAVTAQKDPSALPWKSLGADIVLECTGHFTEREGAIKHVNAGAKKVIISAPSKNPDFTIAYGINHDQYDAGKHQILSNASCTTNCLAPVAKVLTESFGIEKGVMTTIHSYTNDQRILDLPHKDLRRARAAALSMIPSSTGAAKAIGEVLPSLKGKMHGISVRVPTPNVSLVDLSVVLSKNVTVEAINDAFKKAAEGSLKGILQYSDEQTVSVDYNGNPHSSIFDSTNTMVMGDNLAKVMAWYDNEWGFSNRMVDVARFLSSKGL; from the coding sequence ATGGCCACCAAGATTGCCATCAACGGATTCGGTCGTATCGGCCGCTGCGTGCTGCGCGCGGCGCTCGCTCGCAAGGAGAACCTCGAGTTCGTCGCCATCAACGACCTCGACTCGCCGGCCACCCTGGCCCACCTGTTCAAGTACGACTCCGTGCACGGCATCTTCCCGGGCACCGTGAAGGCCACCGAGAAGGCCATCGTCATCGACGGCAAGGAGATCGCCGTCACGGCCCAGAAGGATCCCTCCGCGCTGCCCTGGAAGTCGCTGGGCGCGGACATCGTCCTGGAGTGCACCGGCCACTTCACCGAGCGCGAGGGCGCGATCAAGCACGTGAACGCGGGCGCCAAGAAGGTCATCATCTCCGCGCCGTCGAAGAACCCGGACTTCACGATCGCCTACGGCATCAACCACGATCAGTACGATGCGGGGAAGCACCAGATCCTCTCCAACGCCTCGTGCACCACCAACTGCCTGGCGCCCGTGGCCAAGGTCCTCACCGAGTCCTTCGGCATCGAGAAGGGCGTGATGACCACCATCCACAGCTACACCAACGACCAGCGCATCCTGGACCTGCCGCACAAGGACCTGCGCCGCGCCCGCGCCGCCGCCCTGTCGATGATCCCCTCGTCCACGGGTGCCGCCAAGGCCATCGGTGAGGTGCTGCCGAGCCTCAAGGGCAAGATGCACGGCATCTCGGTGCGCGTGCCCACCCCGAACGTGTCCCTGGTGGACCTGAGCGTGGTGCTCTCCAAGAACGTCACCGTCGAGGCCATCAACGACGCCTTCAAGAAGGCCGCCGAGGGCTCGCTCAAGGGCATCCTCCAGTACAGCGACGAGCAGACGGTGTCCGTCGACTACAACGGCAACCCGCACTCCTCCATCTTCGACTCCACCAACACCATGGTCATGGGCGACAACCTGGCCAAGGTGATGGCCTGGTACGACAACGAGTGGGGCTTCTCCAACCGCATGGTGGACGTGGCCAGGTTCCTGTCCTCCAAGGGCCTGTAA